A genomic region of Xiphophorus couchianus chromosome 9, X_couchianus-1.0, whole genome shotgun sequence contains the following coding sequences:
- the lrrc41 gene encoding leucine-rich repeat-containing protein 41 isoform X3, with translation MRSSQPSIREIVSHSGHAAGLSTYSGWVEILRDLVGLSHALDFRTEAEAKHEVMLRLFTSVFYGLSNNYVLKNSTNLKSNSFLSSAAKSIHHFILIPCMHQALQALTTNQQPLLVLLEKHIRTIQVSHLLLTVRKTQAVLYVLHRLLDHGITTNLVVSIDSALDLAWLLHGRGSQYVNMELKKLFSFPHVLQTSPASSSPDVESTASGNQSDDVIPCKRVKLYSESVEKEEGPFGVPNFTLDPQILCHTFSPCDGPSAGACTFGQITHLEIRTCGPDSLKVLSFSLPTFFCLQSLSLHSKSIFRELDVLEFAGALQQLSDSGCSSLIQLSLGLLPHVGLMKTLLNASPRLTSLCVEFQTAIWGLQFNLDHAGTAEPNTSELLLEKLTVKIIQLQTDLHFLTSVLRRSPHLASLHIAGMRLPTGCSQSQLLSTLSESNHSLKALTFEDIKLCDCLPDILKLLRGCMLEELSFNDCRLLERCINPEKSLVELVAALKMPSLHSLSLAQNRLAKNVCVLAELFSDQSQSSLKQLDLRSNFIQPADLLEFAKRLMIHPPPHRLTLDLRKNPGDRDPETWNMALKRLQSSSILLVEGWKSTDTMVDHISNM, from the exons attgtcTCTCACAGTGGACATGCAGCTG GGTTATCCACGTATTCTGGATGGGTAGAAATCCTCCGGGACCTGGTTGGTCTGAGCCAT GCATTGGACTTCAGGACAGAAGCAGAAGCTAAGCATGAAGTCATGTTGAGGCTTTTCACAAGTGTTTTCTACGGACTGAGCAACAACTATGTgttaaaaaacagcacaaatttAAAATCCAATTCATTCTTGAGTTCTGCAGCCAAAAGTATTCATCATTTTATACTCATTCCATGTATGCATCAGGCTCTGCAAGCTTTAACGACCAATCAGCAACCTCTTCTAGTGCTGTTAGAAAAGCATATAAGAACTATTCAGGTCAGTCACTTACTGTTAACAGTGAGGAAAACACAAGCTGTGCTGTATGTCCTGCATCGCCTGCTAGACCATGGGATCACTACAAACCTCGTTGTTAGTATAGATTCTGCCCTGGACCTTGCATGGCTCCTGCATGGACGTGGGTCACAGTACGTCAACATGGAGCTGAAAAAACTGTTCTCCTTCCCTCATGTTTTACAAACCTCACCAGCCAGCTCCAGTCCAGATGTTGAATCCACAGCTTCAGGCAATCAGAGTGATGATGTCATTCCCTGCAAACGAGTCAAGTTATATTCTGAGTCTGTGGAGAAGGAGGAAGGCCCATTTGGTGTACCGAACTTTACTTTGGACCCTCAGATTCTCTGTCATACTTTTAGTCCTTGTGATGGTCCCTCAGCAGGAGCATGCACATTTGGACAGATTACCCATTTGGAGATCAGAACCTGTGGTCCTGATTCTCTCAAGGTCCTGAGTTTTTCCTTGCCCACGTTTTTTTGCCTTCAGTCATTAAGTCTTCACAGCAAAT CCATCTTCAGGGAGTTGGATGTGTTGGAGTTTGCTGGAGCGCTGCAGCAGCTTTCTGACAGCGGCTGCAGCAGCCTCATCCAGCTCAGCCTTGGCCTCCTGCCTCATGTTGGACTCATGAAGACCCTGCTGAATGCAAGCCCCAGGCTGACGTCCCTATGTGTCGAGTTTCAGACGGCAATATGGGGACTGCAGTTTAATCTGGACCATGCTGGGACTGCTGAGCCCAACACATCAG AACTTCTTCTGGAGAAGTTAACCGTGAAAATAATTCAGCTCCAAACAGATCTACACTTCTTGACGTCAGTGCTTAGACGGAGCCCACATCTCGCCTCACTTCATATAGCAGGGATGAGACTACCCACTGGCTGCAGTCAAAGCCAACTCCTCAGCACTCTCTCAG AATCCAATCACAGTTTAAAAGCTCTGACGTTTGAGGATATAAAATTGTGTGACTGTCTGCCTGACATCCTGAAACTGCTGAGAGGCTGCATGTTGGAAG AGCTAAGCTTCAATGACTGCCGTCTTCTGGAGAGGTGTATCAACCCAGAAAAAAGTCTTGTAGAGCTGGTGGCTGCGTTGAAGATGCCTTCACTTCACTCTCTGAGTCTAGCACAGAATCGGCTCG CtaagaatgtgtgtgtgctggcaGAACTGTTCTCAGACCAGTCACAGAGCTCACTGAAGCAACTAGACCTCAG GTCCAATTTCATTCAGCCTGCTGATCTGCTGGAGTTTGCTAAGAGACTGATGATTCATCCCCCTCCACACAGACTGACCCTTGACCTGAGGAAGAACCCAGGAGACAGAGACCCTGAGACATGGAACATGGCACTGAAGAGGCTTCAATCCTCCAGCATTTTACTCGTTGAGGGATGGAAATCCACAGACACAATGGTGGACCACATCAgcaatatgtaa
- the lrrc41 gene encoding leucine-rich repeat-containing protein 41 isoform X2 → MRSSQPSIREIVSHSGHAAGRCRILSLAWTQKLEMSGQGLSTYSGWVEILRDLVGLSHALDFRTEAEAKHEVMLRLFTSVFYGLSNNYVLKNSTNLKSNSFLSSAAKSIHHFILIPCMHQALQALTTNQQPLLVLLEKHIRTIQVSHLLLTVRKTQAVLYVLHRLLDHGITTNLVVSIDSALDLAWLLHGRGSQYVNMELKKLFSFPHVLQTSPASSSPDVESTASGNQSDDVIPCKRVKLYSESVEKEEGPFGVPNFTLDPQILCHTFSPCDGPSAGACTFGQITHLEIRTCGPDSLKVLSFSLPTFFCLQSLSLHSKSIFRELDVLEFAGALQQLSDSGCSSLIQLSLGLLPHVGLMKTLLNASPRLTSLCVEFQTAIWGLQFNLDHAGTAEPNTSELLLEKLTVKIIQLQTDLHFLTSVLRRSPHLASLHIAGMRLPTGCSQSQLLSTLSESNHSLKALTFEDIKLCDCLPDILKLLRGCMLEELSFNDCRLLERCINPEKSLVELVAALKMPSLHSLSLAQNRLAKNVCVLAELFSDQSQSSLKQLDLRSNFIQPADLLEFAKRLMIHPPPHRLTLDLRKNPGDRDPETWNMALKRLQSSSILLVEGWKSTDTMVDHISNM, encoded by the exons attgtcTCTCACAGTGGACATGCAGCTGGTAGGTGTCGCATTCTGTCGCTAGCATGGACACAAAAGCTAgaaatgtctgggcaag GGTTATCCACGTATTCTGGATGGGTAGAAATCCTCCGGGACCTGGTTGGTCTGAGCCAT GCATTGGACTTCAGGACAGAAGCAGAAGCTAAGCATGAAGTCATGTTGAGGCTTTTCACAAGTGTTTTCTACGGACTGAGCAACAACTATGTgttaaaaaacagcacaaatttAAAATCCAATTCATTCTTGAGTTCTGCAGCCAAAAGTATTCATCATTTTATACTCATTCCATGTATGCATCAGGCTCTGCAAGCTTTAACGACCAATCAGCAACCTCTTCTAGTGCTGTTAGAAAAGCATATAAGAACTATTCAGGTCAGTCACTTACTGTTAACAGTGAGGAAAACACAAGCTGTGCTGTATGTCCTGCATCGCCTGCTAGACCATGGGATCACTACAAACCTCGTTGTTAGTATAGATTCTGCCCTGGACCTTGCATGGCTCCTGCATGGACGTGGGTCACAGTACGTCAACATGGAGCTGAAAAAACTGTTCTCCTTCCCTCATGTTTTACAAACCTCACCAGCCAGCTCCAGTCCAGATGTTGAATCCACAGCTTCAGGCAATCAGAGTGATGATGTCATTCCCTGCAAACGAGTCAAGTTATATTCTGAGTCTGTGGAGAAGGAGGAAGGCCCATTTGGTGTACCGAACTTTACTTTGGACCCTCAGATTCTCTGTCATACTTTTAGTCCTTGTGATGGTCCCTCAGCAGGAGCATGCACATTTGGACAGATTACCCATTTGGAGATCAGAACCTGTGGTCCTGATTCTCTCAAGGTCCTGAGTTTTTCCTTGCCCACGTTTTTTTGCCTTCAGTCATTAAGTCTTCACAGCAAAT CCATCTTCAGGGAGTTGGATGTGTTGGAGTTTGCTGGAGCGCTGCAGCAGCTTTCTGACAGCGGCTGCAGCAGCCTCATCCAGCTCAGCCTTGGCCTCCTGCCTCATGTTGGACTCATGAAGACCCTGCTGAATGCAAGCCCCAGGCTGACGTCCCTATGTGTCGAGTTTCAGACGGCAATATGGGGACTGCAGTTTAATCTGGACCATGCTGGGACTGCTGAGCCCAACACATCAG AACTTCTTCTGGAGAAGTTAACCGTGAAAATAATTCAGCTCCAAACAGATCTACACTTCTTGACGTCAGTGCTTAGACGGAGCCCACATCTCGCCTCACTTCATATAGCAGGGATGAGACTACCCACTGGCTGCAGTCAAAGCCAACTCCTCAGCACTCTCTCAG AATCCAATCACAGTTTAAAAGCTCTGACGTTTGAGGATATAAAATTGTGTGACTGTCTGCCTGACATCCTGAAACTGCTGAGAGGCTGCATGTTGGAAG AGCTAAGCTTCAATGACTGCCGTCTTCTGGAGAGGTGTATCAACCCAGAAAAAAGTCTTGTAGAGCTGGTGGCTGCGTTGAAGATGCCTTCACTTCACTCTCTGAGTCTAGCACAGAATCGGCTCG CtaagaatgtgtgtgtgctggcaGAACTGTTCTCAGACCAGTCACAGAGCTCACTGAAGCAACTAGACCTCAG GTCCAATTTCATTCAGCCTGCTGATCTGCTGGAGTTTGCTAAGAGACTGATGATTCATCCCCCTCCACACAGACTGACCCTTGACCTGAGGAAGAACCCAGGAGACAGAGACCCTGAGACATGGAACATGGCACTGAAGAGGCTTCAATCCTCCAGCATTTTACTCGTTGAGGGATGGAAATCCACAGACACAATGGTGGACCACATCAgcaatatgtaa